The following are encoded together in the Streptomyces flavofungini genome:
- a CDS encoding cold-shock protein produces the protein MAVLTAGKVLRFDEVRGYGFIAPEVGDEDVFMHANDLVDEKYLYQEGSQVEFFLEMGEKGPKASNIRLVHQSTSHQLPRGGLAARPAAAAAGPRTTAEADAFRQELTEALLDSVDSLTGDQIKRVRDRVLDLAQARGWIAS, from the coding sequence ATGGCTGTGCTGACGGCAGGGAAGGTCCTGCGGTTCGACGAGGTCCGCGGCTACGGGTTCATCGCCCCCGAGGTGGGCGACGAGGACGTTTTCATGCACGCGAACGACCTCGTGGACGAGAAGTACCTCTACCAGGAGGGAAGCCAGGTCGAGTTCTTCCTGGAGATGGGGGAGAAGGGGCCCAAGGCGTCGAACATCCGCCTGGTCCACCAGTCGACCTCGCACCAGCTGCCCCGCGGCGGCCTCGCGGCCCGCCCCGCCGCTGCCGCCGCCGGACCGCGGACCACGGCGGAGGCCGACGCCTTCCGCCAGGAGCTGACCGAGGCCCTGCTCGACTCGGTGGACTCGCTGACGGGCGATCAGATCAAGCGGGTCAGGGACCGCGTCCTCGACCTCGC
- a CDS encoding flavin monoamine oxidase family protein produces the protein MRTRQPLPAVPEVDTAIVGAGIGGCLLAARLARHRERAGEFHPGRVALFERAHRVGGRLWSVPMGERLHADLGAMRLHSGLRQVLDVVHEAHLTGDLVPFDFGRPENPTHVRGVTLRQRHLADAARIPYDLTGGERGLSPDDLVLRAADALVPGFTALRRRHHESLERGDTERAAQSATAFRTRRDRATLQGRPLRSTTYADALRAVLGAEAVAFLHDTGGYDVAYSRENTAEQLGILFRTPPRAAYLTLRRGMQSLPLALRDRFTAAGGTLRLGHRLLRVDRAGPHHDRAASEATASGGTASGGTALRDTRRPRYRLTFALEDPEGRPTGAHAHVHAHTVVLALPPGPLLRLDGDGLPFTPRLRADLQAVEAVPAHKLFLLYRTPWWHGIGVTRGRATTDLPLRQLWYGGTCPPPGPARADGPALLLAAYPSGPATKTWEALHEPGAGPTDPGQALVERAHRLLERMHGLARLEDPLSVLRQDWNLPPHDGAWHVWRPGRDPDEIAPRVRRPLPGEAVYIVSDCWTSDPGSIEGAVAAAETVLRDHLGCGPSALGPTR, from the coding sequence ATGCGAACTCGCCAGCCATTACCGGCCGTTCCGGAAGTCGACACGGCGATAGTCGGAGCGGGAATCGGCGGCTGTCTCCTCGCGGCCCGACTCGCCCGGCACCGGGAGCGCGCCGGTGAATTCCACCCCGGCCGGGTGGCGCTCTTCGAACGCGCGCACCGCGTCGGCGGACGGCTCTGGTCGGTCCCCATGGGTGAACGACTGCACGCCGACCTCGGCGCGATGCGCCTGCACAGCGGACTGCGGCAGGTTCTCGACGTCGTCCACGAGGCACACCTCACCGGCGACCTCGTGCCCTTCGACTTCGGCCGCCCCGAGAACCCCACCCACGTCCGCGGCGTCACCCTGCGCCAGCGCCACCTGGCAGACGCCGCGAGGATCCCCTACGACCTCACGGGCGGCGAACGCGGCCTGAGCCCCGACGACCTGGTGCTCCGCGCGGCCGACGCGCTCGTCCCCGGCTTCACCGCACTGCGCCGCCGCCACCACGAATCCCTGGAGAGAGGCGACACGGAACGCGCCGCCCAGAGCGCCACCGCCTTCCGGACCCGCCGCGACCGGGCGACCCTCCAGGGCCGGCCCCTGCGGTCGACCACCTACGCCGACGCCCTGCGGGCCGTGCTCGGCGCGGAGGCCGTCGCGTTCCTGCACGACACCGGCGGCTACGACGTGGCGTACAGCAGGGAGAACACCGCCGAACAACTCGGCATCCTCTTCCGCACCCCGCCCCGCGCCGCCTATCTGACGCTGCGCCGCGGCATGCAGAGCCTGCCCCTCGCCCTGCGCGACCGCTTCACGGCGGCGGGCGGCACCCTGCGCCTCGGCCACCGGCTCCTGCGCGTCGACCGCGCGGGGCCGCACCACGACCGCGCCGCGTCAGAGGCCACCGCATCCGGCGGCACCGCGTCAGGCGGCACCGCGCTCCGGGACACCCGCCGCCCCCGCTACCGCTTGACGTTCGCCCTGGAGGACCCCGAAGGCCGCCCCACCGGTGCCCACGCCCACGTCCACGCGCACACCGTCGTGCTCGCCCTGCCCCCGGGCCCGCTCCTGCGGCTCGACGGGGACGGCCTGCCGTTCACACCCCGGCTGCGCGCGGACCTCCAGGCGGTCGAGGCCGTGCCCGCGCACAAGCTCTTCCTGCTCTACCGGACGCCGTGGTGGCACGGCATCGGCGTGACCCGCGGCCGCGCCACCACGGACCTGCCCCTGCGGCAGCTCTGGTACGGCGGCACCTGCCCGCCCCCCGGCCCCGCCCGCGCCGACGGCCCCGCGCTGCTGCTCGCCGCCTACCCCAGCGGCCCCGCCACGAAGACCTGGGAGGCACTGCACGAGCCCGGCGCCGGCCCCACCGACCCCGGCCAGGCCCTGGTCGAGCGGGCCCACCGACTGCTGGAGCGCATGCACGGCCTGGCGCGCCTCGAAGACCCGCTGTCCGTGCTCCGGCAGGACTGGAACCTGCCGCCGCACGACGGCGCCTGGCACGTCTGGCGGCCCGGCCGCGACCCCGACGAGATCGCGCCCCGCGTCCGCCGTCCGCTGCCCGGCGAGGCGGTGTACATCGTCAGCGACTGCTGGACGTCCGACCCCGGCTCGATCGAGGGAGCCGTGGCCGCCGCGGAGACGGTGCTGCGGGACCACCTGGGGTGCGGGCCGTCGGCCCTCGGCCCGACAAGGTAG
- a CDS encoding DUF5988 family protein — MRGIDNTISAITLNSVHLEGGPSTLSGNVVLAELNEVICSAEKIKIRHGNGYEHYEFIDAPVTLDGTALAEAADPLKLRWVGRTKIAE; from the coding sequence ATGCGAGGAATCGACAACACCATCTCCGCCATCACGTTGAACTCCGTCCACCTCGAAGGCGGTCCGAGTACGCTTTCGGGGAATGTCGTCCTCGCCGAGTTGAACGAAGTGATCTGCTCCGCCGAGAAGATCAAGATTCGGCACGGAAATGGCTATGAGCACTACGAGTTCATTGACGCGCCGGTCACGCTCGACGGGACCGCGCTCGCCGAAGCGGCCGACCCGCTGAAACTGCGCTGGGTCGGCCGCACGAAAATCGCCGAGTAG